The following coding sequences lie in one Ostrea edulis chromosome 8, xbOstEdul1.1, whole genome shotgun sequence genomic window:
- the LOC125647755 gene encoding uncharacterized protein LOC125647755 isoform X2 produces the protein METMEVKKKARAQNWTAEEEVLLIEEVKARAEILFGPLKGCGKSGKIKEIKDREWQMVADKLNSQFDNKMRGLEEAKKKYYNIKQRSKEKLDSVKKPKTGGGPPLPPLTPGEETFLNLSVGQPNVHGLNGGVDSDEQQITNSIQNENNTFW, from the exons ATGGAGACGATGGAAGTAAAAAAGAAAGCTAGGGCACAAAATTGGACCGCTGAGGAAGAAGTTCTGTTAATAGAGGAAGTGAAAGCGAGAGCAGAAATCCTCTTTGGACCTCTGAAGGGTTGTGGAAAGTCCGGAAAgattaaagaaataaaagacagaGAATGGCAAATGGTTGCTGACAAGTTAAATTC ACAATTCGACAACAAGATGAGAGGTCTGGAGGAAgcgaagaaaaaatattacaacATTAAACAGAGAA GCAAAGAAAAACTTGATTCAGTCAAAAAGCCCAAGACAGGAGGAGGTCCACCCCTCCCACCACTAACACCTGGGGAAGAGACTTTTCTGAACTTGTCAGTAGGCCAACCAAATGTCCATGGTTTAAATGGAGGTGTTGATTCTGatg AGCAGCAGATTACCAACTccattcaaaatgaaaacaatactTTCTGGTGA
- the LOC125647755 gene encoding uncharacterized protein LOC125647755 isoform X1 yields the protein METMEVKKKARAQNWTAEEEVLLIEEVKARAEILFGPLKGCGKSGKIKEIKDREWQMVADKLNSQFDNKMRGLEEAKKKYYNIKQRSKEKLDSVKKPKTGGGPPLPPLTPGEETFLNLSVGQPNVHGLNGGVDSDGTYTCRITIQSQTFNLEVIQI from the exons ATGGAGACGATGGAAGTAAAAAAGAAAGCTAGGGCACAAAATTGGACCGCTGAGGAAGAAGTTCTGTTAATAGAGGAAGTGAAAGCGAGAGCAGAAATCCTCTTTGGACCTCTGAAGGGTTGTGGAAAGTCCGGAAAgattaaagaaataaaagacagaGAATGGCAAATGGTTGCTGACAAGTTAAATTC ACAATTCGACAACAAGATGAGAGGTCTGGAGGAAgcgaagaaaaaatattacaacATTAAACAGAGAA GCAAAGAAAAACTTGATTCAGTCAAAAAGCCCAAGACAGGAGGAGGTCCACCCCTCCCACCACTAACACCTGGGGAAGAGACTTTTCTGAACTTGTCAGTAGGCCAACCAAATGTCCATGGTTTAAATGGAGGTGTTGATTCTGatggtacatatacatgtagaatcaCTATTCAATCTCAGACTTTTAACCTTGAAGTtatccaaatttga